Proteins encoded together in one Neisseria lactamica window:
- the rpsI gene encoding 30S ribosomal protein S9, giving the protein MNGKYYYGTGRRKSSVARVFLTKGTGQIIVNGRPVDEFFARETSRMVVRQPLVLTENAESFDIKVNVVGGGETGQSGAIRHGITRALIDFDAALKPALSQAGFVTRDAREVERKKPGLRKARRAKQFSKR; this is encoded by the coding sequence ATGAACGGCAAATACTACTACGGCACAGGCCGCCGCAAAAGTTCAGTGGCTCGTGTATTCCTGACCAAAGGCACCGGCCAAATCATCGTAAACGGCCGCCCCGTTGATGAATTCTTCGCACGCGAAACCAGCCGCATGGTTGTTCGCCAACCCTTGGTTCTGACTGAAAACGCCGAATCTTTCGACATCAAAGTCAATGTTGTCGGCGGCGGTGAAACCGGTCAGTCCGGCGCAATCCGCCACGGCATTACCCGTGCCCTGATCGACTTCGATGCCGCGCTGAAACCCGCCTTGTCTCAAGCCGGTTTCGTTACCCGCGATGCCCGCGAAGTCGAGCGTAAAAAACCGGGTCTGCGCAAAGCACGCCGTGCAAAACAATTCTCCAAACGTTAA
- the rplM gene encoding 50S ribosomal protein L13 — protein MKTFSAKPHEVKREWFVIDAQDKVLGRVAAEVASRLRGKHKPEYTPHVDTGDYIIVINADKLRVTGAKFEDKKYFRHSGFPGGIYERTFREMQEQFPGRALEQAVKGMLPKGPLGYAMIKKLKVYAGAEHAHAAQQPKVLELK, from the coding sequence ATGAAAACCTTTTCAGCGAAACCCCACGAGGTGAAGCGCGAATGGTTCGTCATCGATGCCCAAGACAAAGTCTTGGGTCGCGTTGCAGCCGAAGTCGCCAGCCGTCTGCGTGGCAAACACAAACCTGAATACACCCCCCACGTCGATACCGGCGATTACATCATCGTCATCAACGCGGACAAACTGCGTGTAACCGGTGCCAAATTCGAAGACAAAAAATACTTCCGCCATTCCGGTTTTCCCGGCGGCATCTACGAGCGCACCTTCCGCGAAATGCAGGAGCAGTTCCCCGGCCGCGCTTTGGAACAAGCCGTAAAAGGTATGCTGCCCAAAGGTCCTTTGGGCTATGCGATGATTAAAAAACTGAAAGTGTATGCGGGTGCGGAACACGCCCACGCGGCACAACAACCCAAAGTTTTAGAATTGAAATAA
- a CDS encoding cell division protein ZapA, protein MNIEQVHIEVMHARLTVNTPAEEKDTLLQAVGMLNRKAEAIREGGRVADSEKIVIMAALNVVHDLLKISLDGGDLAIGDFARKITDMDNACQKALSRLGQE, encoded by the coding sequence ATGAACATCGAACAAGTCCATATCGAAGTCATGCACGCCCGGCTGACCGTCAACACGCCGGCAGAAGAAAAAGACACACTGTTGCAGGCAGTCGGAATGCTCAACAGAAAAGCCGAGGCCATCCGCGAAGGCGGACGCGTCGCGGACAGCGAGAAAATCGTCATTATGGCCGCGCTCAACGTCGTCCACGACCTGTTGAAAATCTCCCTTGACGGCGGAGATTTGGCAATCGGCGATTTTGCGCGTAAAATAACCGATATGGACAACGCCTGCCAAAAAGCACTATCCCGCTTGGGGCAGGAATAA
- a CDS encoding NAD(P)H-dependent glycerol-3-phosphate dehydrogenase: protein MKITVIGAGSWGTALALHFSQHGNRVSLWTRNADQVRQMQEERENKRGLPGFPFPETLEVCADLADALKDSGLVLIVTSVAGLRSSAELLKQYGAGHFPVLAACKGFEQDTGLLTFQVLKEVLPDNKKIGVLSGPSFAQELAKQLPCAVVLASENQEWVEELVPRLNTSVMRLYGSTDVIGVAVGGAVKNVMAIATGLSDGLEYGLNARAALVTRGLAEITRLASAMGAQPKTMMGLAGIGDLILTCTGALSRNRRVGLGLAEGKELHQVLVEIGHVSEGVSTIEEVFNTACKYQIDMPITQTLLQLIRKEMTPQQVVERLMERSARFE, encoded by the coding sequence ATGAAAATTACCGTTATCGGCGCAGGTTCGTGGGGTACGGCGCTCGCCCTGCATTTTTCCCAACACGGCAACCGCGTATCCCTGTGGACGCGCAACGCAGACCAAGTCCGCCAAATGCAGGAAGAACGTGAAAACAAACGCGGGCTGCCCGGCTTTCCCTTTCCCGAAACGCTGGAAGTGTGTGCGGATTTGGCAGACGCGCTCAAAGACAGCGGACTTGTCCTTATCGTAACCTCCGTTGCCGGATTGAGAAGCAGCGCAGAGCTGCTCAAACAGTACGGCGCGGGACACTTCCCCGTCCTCGCCGCCTGCAAAGGATTCGAGCAGGATACCGGGCTGCTGACCTTCCAAGTATTGAAAGAAGTATTGCCCGACAATAAGAAAATCGGCGTACTCTCCGGCCCGAGTTTTGCACAGGAACTCGCCAAACAACTGCCCTGTGCCGTCGTCCTCGCTTCCGAAAACCAAGAATGGGTCGAGGAACTTGTCCCACGGCTCAACACTTCGGTTATGCGGCTTTACGGCAGTACCGACGTTATCGGCGTGGCAGTCGGCGGCGCGGTAAAAAACGTTATGGCAATCGCTACCGGATTGTCCGACGGTCTGGAGTACGGGCTTAACGCCCGTGCCGCACTGGTTACGCGCGGACTGGCCGAAATCACCCGCCTTGCCTCCGCAATGGGCGCGCAGCCCAAAACCATGATGGGGCTGGCCGGTATCGGCGACCTCATCCTCACCTGCACCGGCGCACTTTCGCGCAACCGCCGCGTCGGCTTGGGTTTGGCAGAAGGCAAGGAACTGCATCAGGTGCTTGTCGAAATCGGACACGTTTCCGAAGGCGTAAGCACGATAGAAGAAGTTTTCAATACCGCCTGCAAATACCAAATCGATATGCCGATTACCCAAACCCTGCTGCAACTCATCCGCAAAGAAATGACCCCGCAACAGGTTGTCGAAAGACTGATGGAACGCAGCGCGCGTTTCGAATAA
- the ppc gene encoding phosphoenolpyruvate carboxylase, protein MQLHILNNPKDAALAADAEFLKQSLFNLLHEEASPLVVETVKLLSTSDDSAALIEKVLPQLDERQTYDLTLACGLFAQILNIAEDVHHERRRQIHEEAGHGGAEGSLTETVRRLKAGKADGKSVQRQLDNTSVTAVLTAHPTEVQRQTVLNFNRRIRALLPQRERCTNADALARLRREIDTVLLGLWQTSETRRHKLSVNDEINNGVSIFPMSFFEALPKLYRKMEHDFQTAYPDVRVPDILKIGGWIGGDRDGNPFVSAETLRFAFRRHADAVFRFYRGELDKLYRELPLSIRRVKVNGDVMALSDKSPDEEIARTEEPYRRAIAYIMARAMGKARALGLGMGCKFGFLEPYASAQEFLDDLEKLQRSLIDNGSRLLAEGRLADLIRSVSVFGFHMMPLDLRQHAGKHADVVAELFQHAGLEDYNSLNEEQKQAALLRELGHQRPLYSPFITYSEHTRRELAIFNEARKIKDEFGEDAVTQSIISNCEQPGDLLALALLLKESGLLAVENGKPKSRINIVPLFETIEALENACPVMETMFRLDWYGALLESRGNIQEIMLGYSDSNKDGGYVTSSWCLYQAELGLVELFKKYGVRMRLFHGRGGSVGRGGGPSYQAILAQPAGSVAGQIRITEQGEVITAKYADPGNAQRNLETLVAATLEAGIPTDKKDPDAKLMQALSDVSFKYYRELITHPDFIDYFLQTSPIQEIATLNLGSRPASRKTLARIQDLRAIPWVFSWMQNRLMLPAWYGFGSAVETLCEGSPETLAALRGHARNNPFFQAMLSNMEQVMAKTDITLAENYAGLSESPDKAKIIFGMIKEEYRRSRKALLDLLQTEELLRDNRSLARSLALRIPYLNALNGLQVAMLKRLRKEPDNPHALLMVHLTINGVAQGLRNTG, encoded by the coding sequence ATGCAACTGCATATCCTGAACAATCCGAAGGACGCGGCTTTGGCGGCGGACGCGGAATTTCTGAAACAATCCCTGTTCAACCTCCTGCACGAAGAAGCCTCGCCGTTGGTTGTCGAAACGGTCAAACTCTTGTCCACTTCCGACGACAGCGCGGCATTGATTGAAAAAGTATTGCCGCAATTGGACGAACGGCAGACCTACGACCTGACGCTTGCCTGCGGGCTGTTCGCCCAGATTTTGAATATCGCCGAAGACGTGCACCACGAACGCCGCCGCCAAATCCACGAAGAAGCCGGACACGGCGGCGCGGAAGGCAGCCTGACGGAAACCGTCCGCAGGCTCAAGGCGGGGAAAGCCGACGGCAAATCGGTGCAGCGGCAGTTGGACAATACGTCCGTTACCGCCGTTTTGACCGCGCACCCGACCGAAGTGCAACGCCAAACCGTTTTGAATTTCAACCGCCGCATCCGCGCGCTGCTGCCGCAACGCGAACGCTGCACCAATGCCGACGCGCTGGCACGGCTGCGCCGCGAAATCGACACCGTGCTTTTGGGCTTGTGGCAGACCAGCGAAACGCGCCGCCACAAACTCAGCGTCAACGACGAAATCAACAACGGCGTGTCCATCTTCCCGATGAGCTTTTTTGAAGCCCTGCCCAAACTCTACCGCAAGATGGAACACGACTTTCAGACGGCCTATCCCGATGTCCGCGTTCCGGACATCCTCAAAATCGGCGGCTGGATCGGCGGCGACCGCGACGGCAATCCGTTCGTTTCTGCCGAAACCCTACGCTTTGCCTTCCGCCGTCATGCCGATGCCGTGTTCCGTTTTTACCGTGGCGAACTCGACAAACTTTACCGCGAACTGCCGCTCTCCATCCGCCGCGTCAAAGTCAACGGCGATGTGATGGCGTTGTCCGACAAATCGCCCGACGAAGAAATCGCCCGCACGGAAGAACCCTACCGTCGCGCCATTGCCTACATTATGGCGCGCGCTATGGGCAAAGCGCGCGCGCTCGGTTTGGGCATGGGCTGCAAATTCGGCTTTCTCGAGCCTTATGCTTCGGCACAAGAATTTCTCGATGATTTGGAAAAATTGCAACGTTCCCTTATCGACAACGGCAGCCGCCTGCTTGCCGAAGGCCGTTTGGCAGACCTCATCCGCTCCGTGTCCGTGTTCGGCTTCCATATGATGCCGCTTGATTTGCGCCAACACGCGGGCAAACACGCCGATGTGGTTGCCGAGCTTTTCCAACACGCAGGCTTGGAAGACTACAACAGCCTGAACGAAGAGCAAAAACAAGCCGCCCTGTTGCGCGAACTGGGCCACCAACGTCCGCTGTACAGCCCGTTCATCACATACAGCGAACACACCCGCCGCGAACTGGCGATTTTCAACGAAGCGCGCAAAATCAAAGACGAATTCGGCGAAGATGCCGTAACACAAAGCATTATTTCCAACTGCGAACAACCCGGCGACCTGCTCGCCTTGGCATTGCTGCTGAAAGAAAGCGGCCTGTTGGCGGTGGAAAACGGCAAACCAAAAAGCCGTATCAATATCGTGCCGCTGTTTGAAACCATCGAAGCGTTGGAAAACGCCTGCCCGGTGATGGAAACGATGTTCCGCCTCGACTGGTACGGCGCACTGCTCGAAAGCCGGGGCAACATCCAAGAAATCATGCTCGGCTACTCCGACTCCAACAAAGACGGCGGCTACGTTACCAGCTCATGGTGCCTCTATCAGGCGGAATTGGGATTGGTCGAACTCTTCAAAAAATACGGTGTCCGCATGCGCCTGTTCCACGGACGCGGCGGCAGCGTCGGACGCGGCGGCGGCCCTTCTTACCAAGCCATTTTGGCGCAACCGGCCGGCAGCGTGGCGGGACAAATCCGCATTACCGAGCAGGGCGAAGTCATCACTGCCAAATACGCCGACCCCGGCAATGCCCAACGCAACTTGGAAACCCTGGTTGCCGCCACTTTGGAAGCCGGCATCCCGACAGACAAAAAAGACCCCGATGCCAAGCTGATGCAGGCATTGTCGGACGTATCGTTCAAATACTACCGCGAACTGATTACCCACCCCGACTTCATCGACTACTTCCTGCAAACCAGCCCGATTCAGGAAATCGCCACCCTCAACCTCGGCAGCCGTCCCGCCAGCCGCAAAACTTTGGCGCGGATTCAGGACTTGCGCGCGATTCCGTGGGTATTCTCTTGGATGCAAAACCGGCTGATGCTGCCGGCTTGGTACGGTTTCGGCAGCGCGGTGGAAACCTTGTGCGAAGGCAGTCCCGAAACCCTCGCCGCCCTGCGCGGACACGCCCGAAACAACCCGTTCTTCCAAGCCATGCTCTCCAATATGGAGCAAGTGATGGCGAAAACCGACATCACCCTCGCGGAAAACTATGCCGGCTTGAGCGAATCGCCCGATAAGGCAAAAATCATCTTCGGGATGATCAAGGAAGAATACCGGCGCAGCCGCAAAGCCCTGCTCGACCTGCTGCAAACCGAGGAACTTTTGCGCGACAACCGCAGCCTTGCCCGCTCGCTCGCCTTGAGGATTCCCTACCTGAACGCCCTCAACGGCCTGCAGGTCGCTATGCTCAAACGCCTGCGCAAAGAGCCCGACAATCCGCACGCGCTGCTGATGGTCCACCTGACCATCAACGGCGTGGCGCAAGGTTTGCGCAATACAGGCTGA
- a CDS encoding HesA/MoeB/ThiF family protein, producing the protein MPHPCQTVHTLTARVPKCRLKLNAARRQRYNRPQLFFPNIIMTTTEHDNDDAFLLRYSRHILLDEIGIEGQQKLSDAHILVVGCGGLGAAALPYLAASGVGTLTIADSDTVELHNLQRQVAFDEGDVGKPKAEALADRLRRINHTVNVRAVNEKLDGCRLTGLVQAADIVLDCCDNYATRQAVNRACVHTKTPLVSGAAVRFEGQLAVYRPDLPDSPCYACLFDGGSASDGICSLFGVFSPLVGIIGCTQAAEALKILLDAGEPSHGRLAVYRALEGGWQYFDLPRNPECPVCGVAR; encoded by the coding sequence ATGCCGCATCCGTGCCAAACCGTTCACACTTTAACCGCCCGTGTCCCGAAATGCCGTCTGAAGTTGAACGCCGCCCGACGGCAGCGTTACAATCGCCCGCAACTGTTTTTTCCGAACATCATCATGACCACGACCGAACACGACAACGACGATGCATTCCTGCTGCGGTACAGCCGCCACATCCTCTTGGACGAAATCGGCATCGAAGGGCAGCAGAAACTTTCCGACGCGCATATTTTGGTCGTCGGCTGCGGCGGTTTGGGTGCCGCCGCCCTGCCCTACCTTGCCGCTTCGGGTGTCGGCACGCTGACCATAGCCGATTCCGACACGGTCGAACTGCACAACCTGCAACGCCAAGTCGCATTTGACGAGGGCGATGTCGGCAAACCCAAAGCCGAAGCCTTGGCAGACCGCCTGCGCCGCATCAACCATACCGTCAACGTCCGCGCCGTCAACGAAAAACTCGACGGCTGCCGCCTGACCGGTTTGGTTCAAGCCGCCGACATCGTTTTAGACTGCTGCGACAACTACGCCACGCGGCAAGCCGTCAACCGTGCCTGCGTGCACACGAAAACACCGCTGGTTTCAGGGGCGGCGGTACGTTTTGAAGGACAACTTGCCGTGTACCGGCCCGACTTGCCCGACTCGCCGTGTTACGCCTGCCTGTTTGACGGCGGATCGGCTTCAGACGGCATCTGTTCCCTTTTCGGCGTATTCTCGCCGCTGGTCGGCATCATCGGCTGCACACAGGCGGCGGAGGCACTGAAAATCCTGCTGGATGCGGGCGAACCGTCGCACGGCAGGCTGGCGGTTTACCGCGCCTTGGAAGGGGGCTGGCAATATTTCGACCTGCCGCGCAACCCCGAATGCCCGGTTTGCGGCGTGGCGCGGTAA
- a CDS encoding SlyX family protein, producing MDAVQELERRIVELEIQSALQEDVIAGLNAMVAELRQTLDLQQAQLRLLYQKMQDRNPDAQEPYSLRDEIPPHY from the coding sequence ATGGACGCGGTTCAAGAGTTGGAACGCCGTATTGTCGAATTGGAAATCCAATCCGCGCTTCAGGAGGACGTAATCGCCGGCCTGAACGCGATGGTGGCGGAATTGCGGCAGACGCTGGATTTGCAGCAGGCTCAGTTGAGGCTGCTGTATCAAAAAATGCAGGACAGGAATCCCGACGCGCAAGAGCCGTATTCCCTGCGCGACGAGATTCCGCCGCATTATTGA
- a CDS encoding Na+/H+ antiporter family protein produces the protein MNAVVVAVIVMLVLSLSRVHVVLSLTIGAFVGGAVAGMPLQNIADAVGQVSQAGIIPVFNKGLEGGAKIALSYAMLGAFAMAITHSGLPQQLAGAVVRKLNRGGMPDSVRSGEGAVKWLLLSIILVMGIMSQNIIPIHIAFIPMIVPPLLLVFNRLKIDRRLIACVITFGLVTTYMFLPYGFGAIFLNEILLGNIHSAAPQLDVKNINVMAAMAIPALGMLAGLLLAFVHYRKPRLYQSNNADTAGNADAANRPQPSAYRSLAAAAAIAVCFAIQLMYEDSLVLGAMLGFAVFMMLGVINRDKANDVFGEGIKMMAMVGFIMIAAQGFAAVMNATGHIQPLVESSMAIFGNSKGMAALAMLVVGLLVTMGIGSSFSTLPIIAAIYVPLCVGLGFSPLATVAIVGTAGALGDAGSPASDSTLGPTMGLNADGQHDHIRDSVIPTFIHYNIPLLIAGWIAAMVL, from the coding sequence ATGAATGCAGTCGTAGTTGCCGTAATCGTGATGCTGGTGCTGTCGCTGTCGCGCGTGCACGTGGTATTGAGCCTGACGATCGGCGCGTTTGTCGGCGGCGCGGTGGCGGGTATGCCGCTGCAAAACATTGCCGATGCGGTGGGACAGGTCAGTCAGGCGGGGATTATCCCCGTGTTCAACAAAGGTTTGGAAGGCGGTGCGAAGATTGCGCTTTCTTATGCGATGCTCGGCGCGTTTGCAATGGCGATTACCCATTCCGGTCTGCCGCAGCAGCTTGCCGGCGCGGTCGTCCGCAAGCTGAACCGGGGCGGTATGCCCGACAGCGTGCGTTCGGGCGAGGGCGCGGTCAAATGGCTGCTGCTTTCCATCATCCTTGTGATGGGCATTATGAGTCAGAACATCATCCCCATCCACATCGCCTTTATCCCGATGATTGTTCCGCCTCTGCTTTTGGTGTTCAACCGCCTGAAAATCGACCGCCGTCTGATTGCGTGCGTCATCACTTTCGGGCTGGTTACGACTTATATGTTCCTGCCTTACGGCTTCGGCGCGATTTTTTTGAACGAAATCCTGTTGGGCAACATCCATTCCGCCGCGCCGCAGCTTGATGTGAAAAACATCAACGTGATGGCGGCAATGGCGATTCCCGCGTTGGGAATGCTGGCCGGACTCCTGCTGGCGTTTGTCCATTACCGCAAACCGCGCCTGTACCAAAGCAACAATGCCGATACGGCGGGTAACGCCGATGCGGCAAACCGTCCGCAGCCGTCCGCCTACCGCAGCCTGGCCGCCGCCGCCGCCATTGCCGTATGCTTTGCCATCCAGTTGATGTATGAAGACTCGCTGGTGTTGGGCGCGATGCTCGGTTTCGCCGTATTTATGATGTTGGGCGTCATCAACCGCGACAAGGCAAACGACGTATTCGGCGAAGGTATCAAGATGATGGCGATGGTCGGCTTCATTATGATTGCCGCGCAGGGTTTTGCCGCCGTGATGAATGCGACCGGGCATATTCAGCCGCTGGTGGAAAGCAGTATGGCGATATTCGGCAACAGCAAAGGTATGGCGGCATTGGCGATGCTGGTTGTGGGGCTTTTGGTAACGATGGGCATCGGTTCGTCCTTTTCCACTTTGCCGATTATTGCCGCGATTTATGTGCCTTTGTGTGTCGGTTTGGGTTTTTCGCCGCTTGCCACCGTCGCCATTGTCGGCACGGCGGGGGCGTTGGGCGATGCCGGTTCGCCCGCGTCCGATTCCACGCTGGGCCCGACGATGGGGCTGAACGCCGACGGGCAGCACGACCACATCCGCGATTCCGTTATCCCGACCTTCATCCACTACAACATCCCGCTGCTGATTGCCGGCTGGATTGCCGCGATGGTGCTGTAA
- the prmC gene encoding peptide chain release factor N(5)-glutamine methyltransferase, with the protein MTFDEWLGLSKLPKNEARMLLQYVSEYTRVQLLTRGGEEMPDEVRQRADRLAQRRLNGEPVAYILGVREFYGRRFTVNPSVLIPRPETEHLVEAVLARLPENGRVWDLGTGSGTVAVTVALERPDAFVRASDISPPALETARKNAADLGARVEFAHGSWFDTDMPSEGKWDIIVSNPPYIENGDKHLLQGDLRFEPQIALTDFSDGLSCIRTLAQGAPDRLAEGGFLLLEHGFDQGAAVRGVLAENGFSGVETLPDLAGLDRVTLGKYMKHLK; encoded by the coding sequence ATGACGTTTGACGAATGGTTGGGCTTGTCAAAACTGCCTAAAAATGAAGCAAGAATGCTGCTGCAATATGTTTCGGAATATACGCGCGTGCAGTTGTTGACGCGGGGCGGGGAAGAAATGCCGGACGAAGTCCGACAGCGGGCGGACAGGCTGGCGCAACGCCGTCTGAACGGCGAGCCGGTTGCCTATATTTTAGGTGTGCGCGAATTTTATGGCAGACGCTTTACAGTCAATCCGAGCGTGTTGATTCCGCGTCCCGAAACCGAGCATCTGGTCGAAGCCGTATTGGCGCGCCTGCCGGAAAACGGGCGCGTGTGGGATTTGGGGACGGGCAGCGGCACGGTTGCCGTAACCGTCGCGCTCGAACGCCCCGATGCGTTTGTGCGCGCATCCGACATCAGCCCGCCCGCCCTTGAAACGGCGCGGAAAAATGCGGCAGATTTGGGCGCGCGGGTCGAATTTGCACACGGTTCGTGGTTCGACACCGATATGCCGTCTGAAGGGAAATGGGACATCATCGTGTCCAACCCGCCCTATATCGAAAACGGCGATAAACATTTGTTGCAAGGCGATTTGCGGTTTGAGCCGCAAATCGCGCTGACCGACTTTTCAGACGGCCTAAGCTGCATCCGCACCTTGGCGCAAGGCGCGCCCGACCGTTTGGCGGAAGGCGGTTTTTTATTGCTGGAACACGGTTTCGATCAGGGCGCGGCGGTGCGCGGCGTGTTGGCGGAGAATGGTTTTTCAGGAGTGGAAACCCTGCCGGATTTGGCGGGTTTGGACAGGGTTACGCTGGGGAAGTATATGAAGCATTTGAAATAA
- a CDS encoding amino acid ABC transporter substrate-binding protein → MKLNAKFKALLASAAIAVGLTACGGGSGDAQSSQSSGAATVAAIKEKGVIRIGVFGDKPPFGYVDANGKNQGFDVEIAKDLAKDLLGSPDKVEFVLTEAANRVEYVRSGKVDLILANFTKTPERAEAVDFADPYMKVALGVVSPKGKPITDIAQLKDQTLLVNKGTTADAFFTKSHPEVKLLKFDQNTETFDALKDGRGAALAHDNALLWAWAKENPDFEVAIGNLGPAEFIAPAVQKGNADLLNWVNGEIAAMKKDGRLKAAYEKTLLPVYGEKVKPEALLAE, encoded by the coding sequence ATGAAACTGAACGCCAAATTTAAAGCCCTGTTGGCTTCCGCCGCCATCGCCGTCGGTCTGACCGCCTGCGGGGGCGGCTCCGGCGATGCCCAATCTTCACAAAGCAGCGGTGCGGCAACCGTTGCCGCCATCAAGGAAAAAGGCGTGATCCGCATCGGCGTATTCGGCGACAAGCCCCCGTTCGGCTATGTTGATGCCAACGGCAAAAACCAAGGCTTTGACGTTGAGATCGCCAAAGACCTGGCAAAAGACCTGCTCGGCAGCCCCGACAAAGTCGAATTTGTCTTAACCGAGGCCGCAAACCGTGTCGAATACGTCCGTTCCGGCAAAGTCGACCTCATCCTCGCCAACTTCACCAAAACACCCGAACGCGCCGAAGCCGTTGATTTCGCCGATCCCTATATGAAAGTGGCGTTGGGCGTGGTTTCCCCCAAAGGCAAACCGATTACCGACATTGCGCAACTGAAAGACCAAACCCTGTTGGTCAACAAAGGCACGACCGCCGACGCTTTCTTCACCAAAAGCCATCCTGAAGTCAAATTATTGAAATTCGACCAAAATACCGAAACCTTCGACGCACTGAAAGACGGACGCGGTGCGGCACTCGCCCACGACAACGCCCTGCTGTGGGCGTGGGCGAAAGAAAACCCGGATTTTGAAGTCGCCATCGGTAATTTAGGCCCTGCCGAATTTATCGCCCCCGCCGTTCAAAAAGGCAATGCCGATCTTTTGAACTGGGTCAACGGCGAAATCGCCGCCATGAAAAAAGACGGCCGTCTGAAAGCCGCCTATGAAAAAACCCTCTTGCCCGTGTATGGCGAAAAAGTCAAACCGGAAGCATTGCTGGCCGAATAA
- a CDS encoding amino acid ABC transporter ATP-binding protein — protein MALLSIRKLHKQYGGVTAIQSLDLDLEKGEVIVLLGPSGCGKSTLLRCVNGLEPHQGGSIVMDGIGEFGKDVSWQTARQKVGMVFQSYELFAHMTVIENILLGPVKVQNRNRAEAEAQADKLLERVGLSDRKNAYPRELSGGQKQRIAIVRALCLNPEVILLDEITAALDPEMVREVLEVVLELAREGMSMLIVTHEMGFARKVADRIVFMDKGGIVESSDPETFFSAPKSERACQFLAGMDY, from the coding sequence ATGGCTTTACTGAGCATCCGCAAGCTGCACAAACAATACGGCGGCGTAACCGCCATCCAATCCTTAGACTTGGACTTGGAAAAAGGCGAAGTGATTGTGTTGTTGGGCCCGTCCGGCTGCGGCAAATCCACCCTCCTGCGCTGCGTCAACGGTTTGGAGCCGCACCAGGGCGGCAGCATCGTGATGGACGGCATCGGCGAATTCGGCAAAGACGTTTCCTGGCAAACCGCCCGGCAAAAAGTCGGTATGGTCTTTCAAAGCTATGAACTGTTTGCCCATATGACCGTCATCGAAAACATCCTTTTAGGCCCGGTAAAAGTACAAAACCGCAACCGCGCCGAAGCAGAGGCTCAAGCCGACAAATTATTGGAACGCGTCGGTTTGTCCGACCGCAAAAACGCCTATCCGCGCGAACTCTCCGGCGGACAAAAACAGCGCATCGCCATCGTCCGCGCCCTGTGCCTGAATCCAGAAGTCATCCTGCTGGACGAAATCACCGCCGCACTCGACCCCGAAATGGTGCGCGAAGTCTTGGAAGTGGTTTTGGAACTCGCCCGCGAAGGGATGAGTATGCTGATTGTTACCCACGAAATGGGATTCGCCCGCAAAGTTGCCGACCGCATCGTCTTTATGGACAAAGGCGGCATCGTCGAATCGTCCGACCCCGAAACCTTCTTCTCCGCACCAAAAAGCGAACGCGCCTGCCAATTTCTGGCAGGTATGGACTACTGA
- a CDS encoding amino acid ABC transporter permease, producing the protein MAFEWLFEGKNAARLGEGLLLTAQISLISVAASCVLGTLFGLVLRSRNRLVRLIGRFYLETIRIVPILVWLFGLYFGLSVWTGIHIGGFWVCVWVFTLWGIAEMGDLVRGALESIEKHQVESGLALGLSRRQVFRYIELPQSVRRALPGAVNLFTRMIKTSSLASLIGVIEVVKVGQQIIENSLLTQPNASFWVYGLIFMLYFLCCWPLSLLAAKLEQKWEH; encoded by the coding sequence ATGGCATTTGAATGGCTGTTTGAAGGAAAAAATGCGGCACGGTTGGGCGAAGGCCTGCTCTTAACGGCACAAATTTCTTTAATCTCTGTTGCGGCTTCTTGCGTATTGGGAACGCTGTTCGGTCTGGTTTTGCGTTCGCGCAACCGGCTTGTCCGCCTTATCGGACGGTTTTATCTCGAAACCATCCGCATCGTGCCGATTTTGGTGTGGTTGTTCGGACTGTATTTCGGTTTGTCCGTGTGGACGGGCATACACATCGGCGGATTTTGGGTCTGCGTTTGGGTTTTCACGCTTTGGGGCATCGCCGAAATGGGCGATTTGGTGCGCGGCGCATTGGAATCGATTGAAAAACATCAGGTGGAATCGGGCTTGGCACTGGGTTTGAGCCGCCGCCAAGTGTTCCGATACATCGAATTGCCGCAAAGCGTCCGCCGCGCTTTGCCGGGGGCGGTTAATTTGTTTACGCGAATGATTAAAACCAGTTCGCTCGCCTCGCTTATCGGTGTGATTGAAGTGGTCAAAGTGGGGCAGCAGATTATTGAAAACTCGCTGCTGACGCAGCCCAATGCCTCATTTTGGGTTTATGGACTGATTTTTATGCTGTATTTTTTATGTTGCTGGCCGCTGTCGCTGTTGGCGGCAAAGCTGGAACAAAAATGGGAACACTGA